The segment ATTTCGGCAAAATTTGTGGAAGATACTTTAAAGCAATATTCTGCTGTTATTTTCATGAGTACTACGGGGGATATTTTGAATACCCGGGAGCAGGTCGAGTTTCAGCGTTACATTCAGGCAGGAGGGGGATATGTGGGAGTTCATGGTGCTGTTGATTCAGAATACAACTGGCCGTGGTACGGAAAGTTAATTGGCGCATATTTTAAAAATCATCCTGCCATTCAGGAAGCGAAACTAGATATACATGCCGATAAAAAATTTGAAATTACAGAATCTCTACCAAACCCCTGGGTAAGAACTGACGAATGGTATAATTTTATATCACTTCCTGAAAATGTTAACGTCCTGGTGAGTATTGATGAAGAAAGTTATGAAGGCGGAGAAAATGGAGAAGAGCATCCTGTGGTTTGGTATCACGAATATGATGGTGGCAGAGGATTCTATATGGCACTGGGGCATACGCCGGAATCGTACAAAGATCCTGATTTTTTAAACTTATTAAAAGCCGGAATTGATTATGCTATTGGGGAAAACAACGAATTAGATTATGGAAAGGCAACAGCTTTAAAGGTGCCGGAAGAAAATCGTTTTTCTAAGGAAATTCTGGCAGAAGGGCTGGATGAACCAACAGAATTGACAGTTCTTCCAAACCTGGATATACTAATTGCAGAAAGAAAAGGAGCAATAAAATATTATAGTGCAGGTAGCCAAACTCTTTCAGTTGTGGCGAATATGGATGTGTATTATAAGGCTCTTGAAGCGAAGGTGAATGTCGAATTTGGAGTGTTGGGAATGCAAGCCGATCCAGACTTTTCTACCAATAACTGGATTTACCTGTATTACTCTCCAGTAGATAAATCGGTAGATCGTTTGTCCAGGTTTAAATTCATGAACGGAAATTTTGATCTGGATTCAGAACAGGTGATCCTTGAGGTAGAAACTACCCGGGAAATATTTTGCCATACGGGGGGATCAATAGCATTTGACTCCAATGGAAATCTCTTTCTTTCTACCGGAGACAATACTACTCCCTTCGATGAGATTAACCCGGAAACCGGAAAAACATATCCCATTAACTCCCACGGTTTTGCTCCTCTGGATGATCGACCCGGATTGGAAAATTATGACGCCCGTCGTTCCAGCGGCAATTCTGCTGATCTTCGTGGAAAGATTATACGTATAAAAGTCAATGAAGACGGATCTTATAGTATCCCGGAGGGAAATCTTTTTCCAAAAGACGATCCTAAAGTACGTCCTGAGATTTTCGTAATGGGAACCCGGAATCCATATCGAATTTCAGTAGATAAAAAGACAGACTATTTATATTGGGGTGAGGTAGGTCCAGATGCAAATAATGACAGCCTTGCTACCCGGGGACCCCGTGGATATGATGAAATTAATCAGGCAAGAAAAGCCGGGAATTTCGGGTGGCCTTATTTTATAGGAAAAAATTATCCTTATCGGGAATATAATTATAAAACAGGAGAATCAGGACAGGCTTTTAATCCCGAAGGTCCTGGTAACAATTCCCGCAATAATACAGGTTTAATAGAACTTCCACCGGGACAAGCAGCTTTTATTGAATATCCTTATACTGTTTCCCGTGAATTTCCGGTTCTGGGGAACGGGGGCCGTACTTCCATGGCTAGTCCTATATATCATGTAAATGATTTTCCTGAAGATAAAAGATTCCCACAATACTATGATGGTAAATTTTTTATATATGACTGGGTGCGGGATTGGATAATGGCTGTAACAATGAGTGAAAACGGAGATTTGGAAGCTATAGAACCATTTATGGAAAATACCGTTTTTCGGGCCATTAGTGATATGGAAGTAGGTCCCGATGGGCAAATTTATGTGGTGGAATACGGAAAAGGCTGGTATTCCCAAAATCCTGGAGCAGCACTTTCAGTACTTAAATACAACAGTGGCAACCGCCCCCCGGTAGTCAAATATACGCTGGATCAAGATGCTGAGGCCGTGCCACTAAATATAAAAGCTTCAGCAGAAGGTACATTTGATCCTGATGGTGATAAGTTAAAGTATGTATGGGATTTAGGCAATGGGTCGAAGAAAAAGACTAAGGATCCCTACATTGAACATACTTACAATGAAAGTGGAATCTATAATGTTTCTTTAACTGTTATAGATGAACAAAATACTACATCAAGAAGTGAGGAGATCCAGGTATTTGCAGGGAACAGCCGCCCACAAATTAATATAGACGTTGCCGGAAATTCCACTTTCTATTTTCCGGGTAAAGCAATTAACTATAATGTTGAAGTAAAGGATCCCGAAGATGGAGAACTGGGACCGGAAGATTTACAGGCCAGAGGTTATGTAAAAGCAGATTATTTGGAAAGTTCAGATCAGGCTGCACTTCATAGCTCAACACTTCAGTCTATGGCTAAGGGTCTTCCCGGAAAAACTAAAATTGAGTCTTTGGATTGTGTGGCGTGTCATAAAGCAGATGAAAAATCTATAGGGCCATCTTATAAGGAAATGGCAAAACGTTACAAAAATAATCCGGAAGCAATGAACTTCCTGCCGCAAACTATTATAAAAGGAGGTAGTGGCAATTGGGGTCAAATGGCGATGGCTGCACATCCTGACCTTCCGTTATCTGATGCCAAAGAAATTGTTACTTATATCTTATCACTGGCTAACGAGGATATACA is part of the Antarcticibacterium sp. 1MA-6-2 genome and harbors:
- a CDS encoding ThuA domain-containing protein, producing MNLKNLLPVSFFIIGLLFSGCSSNSERRAGEPRVLVFTKTTGFKHASIPDGVKAVQELGKEHGFKVDTTSISAKFVEDTLKQYSAVIFMSTTGDILNTREQVEFQRYIQAGGGYVGVHGAVDSEYNWPWYGKLIGAYFKNHPAIQEAKLDIHADKKFEITESLPNPWVRTDEWYNFISLPENVNVLVSIDEESYEGGENGEEHPVVWYHEYDGGRGFYMALGHTPESYKDPDFLNLLKAGIDYAIGENNELDYGKATALKVPEENRFSKEILAEGLDEPTELTVLPNLDILIAERKGAIKYYSAGSQTLSVVANMDVYYKALEAKVNVEFGVLGMQADPDFSTNNWIYLYYSPVDKSVDRLSRFKFMNGNFDLDSEQVILEVETTREIFCHTGGSIAFDSNGNLFLSTGDNTTPFDEINPETGKTYPINSHGFAPLDDRPGLENYDARRSSGNSADLRGKIIRIKVNEDGSYSIPEGNLFPKDDPKVRPEIFVMGTRNPYRISVDKKTDYLYWGEVGPDANNDSLATRGPRGYDEINQARKAGNFGWPYFIGKNYPYREYNYKTGESGQAFNPEGPGNNSRNNTGLIELPPGQAAFIEYPYTVSREFPVLGNGGRTSMASPIYHVNDFPEDKRFPQYYDGKFFIYDWVRDWIMAVTMSENGDLEAIEPFMENTVFRAISDMEVGPDGQIYVVEYGKGWYSQNPGAALSVLKYNSGNRPPVVKYTLDQDAEAVPLNIKASAEGTFDPDGDKLKYVWDLGNGSKKKTKDPYIEHTYNESGIYNVSLTVIDEQNTTSRSEEIQVFAGNSRPQINIDVAGNSTFYFPGKAINYNVEVKDPEDGELGPEDLQARGYVKADYLESSDQAALHSSTLQSMAKGLPGKTKIESLDCVACHKADEKSIGPSYKEMAKRYKNNPEAMNFLPQTIIKGGSGNWGQMAMAAHPDLPLSDAKEIVTYILSLANEDIQEKSMPMKGSFIPSEKFQLKPQGDILISASYADKGFNKLPSLTKMENYVLRNPLIKLETGETSSGISNMTMGGKEIKVINEDNSWIKFPQISLYDVNAVQVSYGMRETTGKGWKMEMRLGNPEGELLGEQILGVGVEVRKPSQATLKVLRDVQDTKLQDVYFVFKRIGSEEQASVGIIDLLLEAE